The genomic stretch CAATCAGATAGGCGCCCAGCGCCTCGGTTTCGACCCCGACCCGACGCCCCTCGAGTTGATCAAGCGCCGAAATCCCGGGACGCCCCACGATGACGTCAGCGCCATCGGAAACGTCGAAAACCAGCACGATGCGCAAGGGCTGCCGGCTTGCAGCCAGCGCAAGCGCCTCGTCCAGCGTGAGTCCTGCTGCATCGATCGTTCCGTTGCGGAAAGCCGAGAGCACCATCGAAGAGTTCGGAAAATCAAGTACGCGCAGGCGCTCCGGGCTGATCAGACCGCTTGCTTCGGCCAGTCTCAGGGGCGCATAACCAGGCCACGCATTGGCACCGAAGCGCAGCGGCTCAGTCGGGGGGGAGCAGGCCGTCAAGACCTTGCCCGCGCCCGCACACACCAGCAGCGACTGAAGGAACCGACGTCGGATCATCCCCACCCCATACTGCATTGCGCCGGGGGCGCGCCCTGGCGCCCCGTCCCTGAACGCTCAGACCCGTTTCAGAAGGGAATGTCGTCGTCAAAGTCCCCGAACCCGCCTTTTGCCGGCTTGGCAGCGGGTGCCGGTGCGGGCTGACGGCTGGGTGCGGCTGCAGGCGCATCGTATCCGCCGCTGTCGCCGCCACGCACCGGCGCCTCGCCAGCGCCTTCACGGCGACCGAGCATCTTCATCTCGTCACCACGGATTTCGGTGGTGTAACGATCCTGACCTTCCTTGTCCTGCCACTTGCGCGTCTGCAGCCGACCTTCCACATAGATCTGACTGCCCTTGCGCAGGTACTGCGCAGCCACTTCGGCCACGCGCCCAAAGAACACGACGCGATGCCACTCGGTGGCTTCACGACGCTCACCCGACGCCTTGTCCTTCCAGGTCTCGGTGGTCGCCACGGTCAGGTTGGTGATCGCGTCGCCGCTGGGTGCATAACGGGTCTCCGGGTCCTTGCCCAGGTTTCCGATCAGAATGACTTTATTCAGGGATGCCATCCCGTTCTCCTATGAGTAGTGTGTCAACCCCGGGCCGGCGAGGGAACCGCGCGGACCGGAGGGGGGGTCATGCTTAGCGAAACCGCCAGCCAGATCAGGGCGAGCACGCCACACGCGAGGCTGACGCCGCCCGCACCCAGGCGCTGCCCCAGCCATCCGCCGAACAGACCGCCGGCAAACAGCCCGATGGACTGCAAGGTGTTGTAGACGCCAAGCGCAGTGCCTTTCGCGGCAGGCGGCGCGATACGTGAAATCCACGACGGCTGGGTCGCCTCGAGGACGTTGAAAGCCACAAAGAACAGCGTCAGCCAGAACGCAATCGAGAGCAGGCCATCGCTCCAGAAATACAGTCCGAACTGAACGATTGCAAGCAAAAGCACGGCGCCGTTGAAGACCGGCTTGAGCCTGTTGTGACGCTCGGCAATGATGATCGCCGGCACCATCACGACGAAGGAGAGCAGCACGGCCGGCAGATAGACCTTC from Parazoarcus communis encodes the following:
- the ssb gene encoding single-stranded DNA-binding protein, with the translated sequence MASLNKVILIGNLGKDPETRYAPSGDAITNLTVATTETWKDKASGERREATEWHRVVFFGRVAEVAAQYLRKGSQIYVEGRLQTRKWQDKEGQDRYTTEIRGDEMKMLGRREGAGEAPVRGGDSGGYDAPAAAPSRQPAPAPAAKPAKGGFGDFDDDIPF